The Planktothrix sp. FACHB-1365 genome has a segment encoding these proteins:
- a CDS encoding AAA family ATPase, with protein sequence MQEELSILIEARYPLIYLVTSEEERSEQAIAKIAQAKRQREVYVWTVTRGLVKYDQARTAVQSNTVSPQAAIEWVIRHREPNVSGGIYIFKDLHPFKDSPEVTRCLRDAIASFKGTNKTIILMSPIQSIPIELEKEVVVLDFALPDMKELNQVLTAQLEQARSRRLTTEGREKLLKAALGLTRDEAEKVYRKAQVTAGRLTEEEVDVVLTEKKQLIRRNGILEYIDVDETIDSVGGLEELKRWLYQRSNAFTERAREYGLPQPKGMLILGIPGCGKSLIAKTTSRLWGLPLLRLDMGRVYDGSMVGRSEANLRNALKTAESISPVILFIDELDKSFAGSAGSADSDGGTSSRIFGSFLTWMQEKSSPVFVMATANRVERLPGEFLRKGRFDEIFFVDLPTKEERQDIFRIHLSKRRREIERFDLEQLSTVSEGFSGAEIEQAVIASMYEAFAQDREFTQLDIIAAIKSTLPLSKTMNEQVTALRDWARQRARPAASSVAEYQRMEF encoded by the coding sequence ATGCAAGAAGAACTTAGTATCTTAATTGAAGCCCGATATCCTCTGATCTACCTCGTCACCTCTGAGGAAGAGCGGTCTGAGCAGGCTATCGCCAAAATCGCGCAAGCCAAACGCCAGAGAGAGGTATATGTGTGGACAGTCACTCGTGGCTTAGTCAAATATGATCAAGCACGAACAGCAGTTCAGTCCAACACGGTTTCCCCTCAAGCGGCGATTGAATGGGTGATTCGACATAGAGAGCCTAACGTAAGCGGAGGTATCTATATTTTTAAAGATTTGCATCCCTTCAAAGATTCTCCTGAAGTGACCCGGTGTTTACGGGATGCGATCGCAAGTTTCAAAGGCACAAACAAGACGATCATCTTGATGTCGCCGATTCAATCTATTCCCATCGAGCTAGAGAAAGAAGTTGTGGTTCTGGACTTCGCTCTGCCCGATATGAAGGAACTCAATCAAGTGTTAACAGCCCAACTGGAGCAAGCCCGGTCTCGACGTTTAACCACCGAAGGACGAGAAAAACTGCTCAAAGCAGCATTAGGCTTAACCCGGGATGAGGCTGAGAAGGTGTACCGGAAAGCTCAAGTCACCGCCGGACGTCTGACTGAAGAGGAAGTTGATGTTGTTCTCACTGAGAAAAAGCAACTGATTCGACGCAATGGCATCTTAGAATACATTGATGTCGATGAAACCATTGATTCAGTCGGCGGTTTAGAAGAACTGAAGCGGTGGCTATACCAACGCTCCAACGCCTTCACCGAAAGAGCCAGAGAATATGGCCTACCCCAACCCAAGGGAATGTTAATCTTAGGGATACCCGGATGTGGAAAATCCCTGATTGCCAAAACCACCTCTCGGTTATGGGGATTACCCTTACTGCGATTAGATATGGGTCGGGTATATGACGGTTCAATGGTGGGACGTTCCGAAGCCAACCTGAGAAACGCTTTAAAAACGGCTGAATCGATTTCTCCAGTGATTCTATTCATCGATGAATTAGATAAATCCTTCGCCGGAAGTGCCGGAAGTGCTGACTCAGATGGTGGAACCTCTAGCCGGATCTTTGGATCATTCCTCACCTGGATGCAGGAAAAAAGCTCACCTGTATTTGTGATGGCAACGGCCAACCGCGTTGAACGCTTACCCGGAGAATTCCTCAGAAAAGGCCGATTTGATGAAATCTTCTTTGTAGATCTTCCCACAAAAGAAGAACGCCAAGATATTTTTAGAATTCATCTGTCCAAACGCCGTCGGGAAATTGAACGCTTCGATTTAGAGCAACTTTCTACCGTTTCCGAAGGCTTTTCTGGAGCAGAAATTGAGCAAGCCGTAATCGCTTCGATGTACGAGGCTTTTGCTCAAGACCGCGAGTTTACGCAGCTTGATATCATTGCCGCGATTAAGTCCACTTTGCCCTTGTCCAAGACCATGAACGAACAGGTCACCGCACTACGAGATTGGGCAAGACAGCGTGCACGTCCGGCTGCGTCCTCCGTCGCTGAATATCAGCGCATGGAGTTCTAA
- a CDS encoding DUF1257 domain-containing protein, giving the protein MSHFSTLRTKITDSEILKASLRDLGISTKTSADVRGYNGQRVRADLVAVLEGEYDLGWSRNSDGTYDLIADLWGVAKKHNQTELINSINQKYAVNKTLADVKQRGLQNANVKLVVQK; this is encoded by the coding sequence ATGTCTCACTTTAGCACACTGCGTACCAAAATCACCGATTCCGAAATCCTGAAAGCTTCTCTGCGTGATCTGGGCATTAGCACCAAAACCAGCGCAGATGTCCGGGGTTACAATGGCCAACGGGTTCGTGCCGACTTGGTTGCAGTTCTTGAAGGCGAATATGACCTCGGTTGGTCTCGCAACAGCGATGGTACCTACGATTTAATTGCTGATCTGTGGGGTGTTGCTAAAAAACACAACCAGACCGAACTGATCAACTCCATTAATCAAAAGTACGCCGTTAACAAGACCTTAGCTGATGTCAAACAGCGCGGTCTGCAAAACGCCAACGTGAAATTGGTCGTCCAAAAATAG
- a CDS encoding Crp/Fnr family transcriptional regulator: MQTEAFSELFPLFKGANPETLEWLLSVAVKHEYPADRAVVMEDAWGNAVYFVVSGWVKVRRLSGDEVVTLAILGHGDFFGEMAILDESPRANDVIALSSVRLISVSAQRFIQTLFKDPQLHHRMLQLMVRRLRQTNQRYQIRHRPPAVKLANTLVELAENYGQPTEKGADIFNIPFQDLADVTDISLEETSKIMDKIMSKGWMTIDEERQVIHLLNLKHLNHLASQ, encoded by the coding sequence ATGCAAACTGAAGCTTTTAGCGAGCTTTTTCCACTATTCAAGGGGGCCAATCCTGAAACATTAGAATGGCTGCTATCCGTTGCTGTCAAACATGAATATCCCGCCGACCGGGCTGTTGTCATGGAAGATGCTTGGGGGAATGCCGTTTATTTTGTCGTTTCTGGGTGGGTAAAAGTCCGACGCTTATCTGGGGATGAAGTGGTAACATTAGCCATTTTAGGACACGGCGATTTCTTTGGAGAAATGGCGATTTTAGATGAATCTCCCCGTGCTAATGATGTTATCGCCTTATCGTCAGTCCGATTAATTAGTGTTTCTGCCCAACGCTTTATCCAGACGTTGTTTAAAGATCCGCAACTTCATCATCGAATGTTGCAATTGATGGTGCGTCGTTTGCGCCAAACCAACCAACGGTATCAAATTCGTCACAGACCTCCAGCCGTAAAACTCGCCAATACCCTCGTAGAATTAGCTGAAAATTACGGTCAGCCCACTGAAAAAGGGGCGGATATTTTTAATATTCCCTTCCAAGATTTAGCGGATGTTACAGATATTTCTTTGGAAGAAACAAGCAAAATAATGGATAAAATTATGAGTAAAGGCTGGATGACGATTGATGAAGAACGGCAAGTGATTCATTTGCTCAATCTTAAACATTTAAACCATCTTGCCAGTCAATAA
- a CDS encoding M61 family metallopeptidase, whose translation MTEATQTRPDSLTEVTPILQYWVGMPQPESHLFEIRLQIRGDILSSSPLVLKMPVWTPGSYLVREYSRHLQDWGVCDQDGNPLKWKKVSKNNWQIYSESATKITVSYRIFANELTVRTNHLDSSHGYFNGAALFLYVPGYEKHPIQVTIEPPKNWIVTTILPTVSHQLNTFYAADFDTLVDSPFEIGTHRLYEFQVEGKSHQLAIWGEGNLNPERLLTDFQKIITAESELFGGLPYKRYLFLLHLYNQGFGGLEHKESCSLIYSRFGFRNTDKYNRFMQLVAHEFFHLWNVKRIRPKALEVFDYEQENYTSSLWFSEGTTSYYDMVIPYRAGIFDVKGFLNAIAKDITRLQTIPGRLVQPLSESSWDTWIKLYRREPHSDNNQISYYLKGELVSFLLDLLIREKQGNQRSLDDVMRQMWSEFGQPEIGFTPEQLEQVIESIAETSLRDFFQKYLYGLDELPYNQYLEPFGLQLIAETTDETPYLGCKVASEKGREMIKFVETGSPAEAAGLDIQDELLAINGFKVTSDQFQERLKDYKPGDTVELTFFHQDLLRTCQATLTSPRPNYYKIVSVSQPTPQQKRNFEGWLGCPYHNL comes from the coding sequence ATGACTGAAGCAACTCAAACTCGTCCTGATTCTTTGACTGAGGTTACTCCTATTTTACAATATTGGGTGGGAATGCCTCAACCCGAATCCCATTTATTTGAAATTAGGTTACAGATTCGAGGAGATATTCTTTCATCTTCCCCCTTAGTGTTAAAAATGCCTGTTTGGACTCCTGGGTCTTATTTGGTGCGGGAATATTCCCGACATTTACAAGATTGGGGCGTTTGTGATCAGGACGGAAACCCCTTAAAATGGAAAAAAGTTAGTAAAAATAATTGGCAAATTTACTCGGAATCAGCTACAAAAATAACAGTTTCCTATCGCATTTTTGCCAATGAATTAACGGTTAGAACTAATCATTTAGATTCGTCTCATGGTTATTTTAATGGGGCGGCTTTATTTCTGTATGTACCGGGATATGAAAAACACCCGATTCAAGTTACTATAGAACCCCCTAAAAATTGGATAGTTACCACAATTTTACCAACGGTTTCTCATCAACTTAATACGTTTTATGCGGCTGATTTTGATACGTTAGTCGATAGTCCCTTTGAAATTGGAACCCATCGGTTATATGAATTTCAAGTTGAAGGAAAATCCCATCAATTAGCAATTTGGGGGGAAGGAAATCTTAATCCTGAACGGTTACTCACGGATTTTCAAAAAATTATAACCGCCGAATCTGAATTATTTGGTGGCTTACCCTACAAACGCTATTTATTTTTATTGCATCTTTATAATCAAGGGTTTGGCGGGTTAGAGCATAAAGAGTCTTGTTCGTTAATTTATTCTCGATTTGGGTTTCGCAATACTGATAAATATAATCGGTTTATGCAGTTAGTCGCCCATGAATTTTTCCATTTATGGAATGTTAAACGAATTCGCCCCAAAGCTTTAGAAGTATTTGATTATGAACAGGAAAATTATACTTCTTCTTTGTGGTTTTCGGAAGGGACAACCAGCTATTATGATATGGTGATTCCCTATCGAGCGGGAATTTTTGATGTTAAAGGCTTTTTAAATGCGATCGCTAAAGATATTACTCGGTTACAAACCATTCCAGGGCGGTTAGTTCAACCCTTAAGTGAGTCAAGTTGGGATACTTGGATTAAACTCTATCGCCGCGAACCCCATAGTGATAATAATCAAATCTCTTATTATTTAAAAGGAGAATTAGTCTCATTTTTACTGGATTTATTAATTAGAGAAAAACAGGGAAATCAGCGATCGCTCGATGATGTTATGCGTCAAATGTGGTCAGAATTTGGTCAACCGGAAATTGGTTTTACTCCCGAACAATTAGAACAGGTAATTGAGTCTATTGCGGAAACCTCGTTAAGGGATTTCTTTCAAAAGTATTTGTATGGACTAGATGAACTTCCCTATAATCAATATTTAGAACCCTTTGGGTTACAATTAATTGCTGAAACAACCGATGAAACTCCCTATTTAGGCTGCAAAGTTGCATCCGAAAAAGGTAGAGAAATGATTAAATTTGTGGAAACCGGAAGTCCGGCTGAAGCCGCAGGATTAGATATTCAGGATGAACTTTTAGCCATTAATGGATTTAAAGTCACCTCTGACCAATTCCAGGAACGGTTAAAAGATTACAAACCGGGCGATACAGTAGAATTAACCTTTTTTCATCAAGATTTGTTGCGAACTTGTCAAGCTACGTTGACATCTCCCCGTCCTAATTATTACAAAATTGTTTCTGTTAGCCAACCAACTCCTCAACAAAAACGAAATTTTGAAGGCTGGTTAGGGTGTCCTTATCACAATTTATAG
- a CDS encoding TerB family tellurite resistance protein yields MEVPPPPSITPRQMNLLRVVTSMAWSDGELATEEVDVMLNQFSRLFAKQEQQQQQLQQELRDYLMQNIPLDELIPKLETQAERELVLVLGYEVINSSSRTPDEPKINPEEAAAYQKLLQLLNLPPEVVQRLESEMDSPSHSKAELIETITRKLGQFIQK; encoded by the coding sequence ATGGAAGTACCCCCCCCTCCTTCAATTACACCCCGTCAAATGAATCTGTTGCGGGTTGTAACCTCGATGGCTTGGTCAGATGGAGAATTAGCAACAGAAGAAGTTGACGTGATGTTGAATCAGTTTAGCCGTTTGTTCGCCAAACAGGAACAACAACAGCAACAACTTCAACAGGAATTAAGGGATTATTTAATGCAGAATATTCCCTTAGATGAGTTAATTCCAAAACTTGAAACCCAAGCCGAACGCGAACTGGTACTCGTTTTAGGGTATGAAGTGATTAACTCTAGTTCTCGTACCCCCGATGAACCTAAAATCAACCCGGAAGAAGCAGCGGCTTATCAGAAATTATTGCAATTACTGAATCTCCCTCCAGAAGTGGTTCAACGTTTAGAATCTGAGATGGATAGTCCCTCCCATTCTAAAGCAGAATTAATTGAAACCATCACTCGTAAATTAGGACAGTTTATTCAAAAATAA
- a CDS encoding metal ABC transporter ATP-binding protein has translation MILLPKFTFVPVSNSQDLPPNPYLKNEVIRLNQVWAGYDPHEPILEEINLTVHELDFLGLIGPNGGGKTTLIKVLLGLLKPLKGEVKIMGRSVIQGRRYLGYVPQILEFDRNFPVRVDEVVRMGRLGKRSLFQPYTKKDEEIVIQALEKVEMLDLRNRPIGELSGGQRQRVYIARALASEPQILLLDEPTASVDPKMCSSIYELLLKLNEYITIVMITHDINTMSSYVKTIGCLNRRLHYHGEQQITPKMLEQTYQNIGNRE, from the coding sequence ATGATTTTACTTCCTAAATTTACCTTTGTACCCGTGTCAAATTCTCAAGATTTACCCCCAAACCCTTATCTAAAAAACGAAGTCATCCGTTTAAACCAAGTTTGGGCGGGTTATGATCCCCATGAACCTATTTTAGAAGAGATTAACTTAACGGTTCATGAATTAGATTTTTTAGGATTAATTGGCCCTAATGGAGGCGGGAAAACAACCTTAATTAAAGTGCTTTTAGGGTTACTTAAACCGTTAAAAGGAGAGGTTAAAATTATGGGTCGTTCTGTAATCCAAGGTCGGCGTTATTTGGGTTATGTTCCTCAAATTTTAGAGTTTGATCGCAATTTTCCCGTCCGGGTGGATGAAGTGGTGAGAATGGGACGGTTAGGAAAGCGTTCTTTATTCCAACCCTATACAAAAAAAGATGAAGAAATCGTGATTCAGGCTTTAGAAAAAGTAGAAATGTTAGACTTAAGAAATCGACCTATTGGGGAATTATCGGGAGGACAACGACAACGGGTTTATATTGCGAGAGCCTTAGCGAGTGAACCGCAAATTTTACTCTTAGATGAACCTACGGCTAGTGTTGACCCTAAAATGTGCAGCAGTATTTATGAGTTATTATTAAAATTAAATGAATATATCACCATTGTAATGATTACTCATGATATTAATACCATGTCTTCCTATGTTAAAACTATTGGCTGTTTAAATCGACGTTTACACTATCATGGAGAACAACAGATTACCCCGAAAATGTTAGAACAAACTTATCAAAATATAGGGAATAGGGAATAG
- a CDS encoding metal ABC transporter solute-binding protein, Zn/Mn family: MRLCVYPPMVMLLLGIGLISGCNTVSTPKNLAENNPSPATKTSTETANSVIDITVSIMPQKYFVEKIGGKNVRVNVMIPPGVDLHNYEPKPQQLQALNDAEAYITVGVAFETAWMDRIKAANQTMLIVDSTQGIERIPMVEHHHEEGESHGVEETLDPHIWLSPKLVKIQAQNIYNGLVKIDPNRQAEYQANLNQFITEVDQLDQQISQKLTPLKNRKFMVFHPAWGYFAKDYNLEQEAIEVGGQEPSAAELADLISEAKQENIKIIFTQPEFSPRSAETLAKEIGGQVVFISDLDENWSDNLLKVSETLSQSSNP; the protein is encoded by the coding sequence ATGAGGTTGTGCGTTTATCCCCCAATGGTAATGCTATTATTGGGGATCGGTTTAATCAGTGGGTGTAACACCGTTTCTACACCTAAAAATTTGGCTGAAAATAACCCCTCACCCGCAACAAAAACATCAACGGAAACTGCTAATTCTGTAATAGATATTACGGTTAGTATTATGCCACAAAAATATTTTGTAGAAAAAATTGGGGGGAAGAATGTTCGAGTTAATGTGATGATTCCCCCAGGGGTGGATTTACATAATTATGAACCCAAACCTCAACAATTACAAGCCTTAAATGATGCCGAAGCTTATATTACCGTTGGTGTTGCCTTTGAAACCGCTTGGATGGATCGAATTAAAGCCGCGAATCAAACAATGTTAATCGTGGATTCAACTCAAGGAATTGAGAGGATTCCAATGGTGGAACATCACCATGAAGAAGGAGAAAGTCACGGGGTTGAAGAAACTTTAGATCCTCATATTTGGTTATCTCCTAAATTAGTTAAAATTCAAGCTCAAAATATTTATAATGGCTTAGTTAAAATTGATCCCAATCGTCAAGCTGAATATCAAGCTAACTTAAATCAGTTTATCACAGAAGTTGACCAACTCGATCAACAAATTAGCCAAAAATTAACCCCCCTCAAAAATCGTAAATTTATGGTTTTTCATCCCGCCTGGGGTTATTTTGCTAAGGATTATAACTTGGAACAGGAAGCCATTGAAGTTGGGGGACAAGAACCCAGTGCTGCGGAGTTAGCAGATTTAATTTCTGAGGCTAAACAAGAAAATATTAAAATTATTTTTACCCAACCTGAATTTAGTCCGCGTTCTGCGGAAACCTTAGCGAAAGAAATCGGAGGTCAAGTTGTGTTCATTAGTGATTTAGATGAAAATTGGTCTGATAATTTATTAAAAGTTTCTGAAACCTTATCTCAAAGTTCAAACCCCTAA
- a CDS encoding heavy metal translocating P-type ATPase: MNQRSNSLVSVRDFFQHYPEAIAAIVCAILVLMGWVCLQFGWVGFAFLVLPIAYVIGGYESAKDGLSTLLKEKQFDVDLLMIVAALGAAILGVWKQDYFLMIDGGILILIFAISGALESIAMQQTERNIHKLMELTPDTATVIKDQQEQKIPIHQLKIGDIIVVKPGERIPTDAVIISGNSTLNQAPITGESIPVDKTVGDEVFAGTLNGNGALQLKVHQPPESSLIQRVIHLVEQAQTDAPPSQQWMEKFERSYAQVIVLMGLALGILPPLFLGWDWETTIYRALIFLVVASPCALMASIMPALLSGIANGARHGILFKNGAQLEKIGRIKAIAFDKTGTLTTGKLTVVDIIPSAGVLESELLQLAVAVESVSEHPIGQAIAKFAVEKNIPRITAVNVATQIGEGIIGKVDDDQIFIGKLEWIEQHQIQVNPELIEISDHLETDGKTVVWIAKNQQTLGLIAVADTVRLEAKTLIKNLKKFGIEQVVMLTGDHQRTADSVAKQLNIDLVYANLLPEDKLTIVRQLKTRYQGVAMVGDGINDAPALALADVGIAMGGAGNDVALETADIVLMTDQLGKILKAIKLGRRANRIIKQNIAFALSFIVILLISNFFGSINMPIGVIGHEGSTVLVTLSGLRLLKS; encoded by the coding sequence ATGAATCAACGTTCTAATTCCCTAGTCTCTGTGCGGGACTTTTTCCAGCACTATCCTGAAGCAATTGCAGCAATAGTTTGTGCCATTTTGGTCTTAATGGGTTGGGTTTGCTTACAATTCGGCTGGGTCGGATTCGCATTTTTAGTGTTACCCATTGCTTATGTAATTGGGGGTTATGAAAGTGCCAAAGATGGGTTAAGCACACTTCTTAAAGAGAAACAATTTGATGTCGATTTATTAATGATTGTTGCGGCTTTAGGAGCCGCTATTTTAGGGGTTTGGAAACAAGATTATTTTTTAATGATTGATGGCGGAATTTTAATTTTAATTTTTGCCATTAGTGGTGCTTTAGAAAGTATTGCCATGCAGCAAACAGAACGCAATATCCATAAATTAATGGAATTAACCCCTGATACGGCTACTGTTATTAAGGATCAACAAGAGCAAAAAATTCCGATTCATCAATTAAAAATTGGAGATATTATTGTAGTCAAACCGGGAGAACGAATTCCCACCGATGCTGTTATTATATCGGGGAATAGTACCCTTAATCAAGCTCCTATTACCGGAGAATCCATTCCCGTTGATAAAACCGTTGGAGATGAGGTTTTTGCGGGAACTTTAAATGGAAATGGGGCACTGCAATTAAAAGTTCATCAACCTCCTGAAAGTAGTTTAATTCAACGGGTGATTCATTTAGTAGAACAAGCCCAAACCGATGCTCCTCCCTCTCAGCAATGGATGGAAAAATTTGAACGAAGTTATGCTCAAGTCATTGTTTTAATGGGTCTAGCATTAGGAATTTTACCGCCTTTATTCCTGGGATGGGATTGGGAAACCACGATTTATCGCGCCTTAATTTTTTTAGTCGTGGCTTCTCCCTGTGCGTTAATGGCTTCTATTATGCCCGCATTATTATCAGGAATAGCGAATGGGGCAAGACATGGAATTTTATTTAAAAATGGGGCACAATTAGAAAAAATTGGACGTATAAAAGCCATCGCCTTTGATAAAACTGGAACCTTAACAACAGGAAAATTAACAGTTGTCGATATTATTCCATCGGCTGGGGTTTTAGAAAGTGAATTATTGCAATTAGCAGTAGCAGTAGAATCCGTTTCAGAACATCCCATCGGACAAGCTATTGCTAAATTTGCTGTGGAAAAAAATATTCCTCGAATTACCGCCGTTAATGTCGCCACTCAAATCGGGGAAGGGATTATTGGAAAAGTTGATGACGACCAGATTTTTATCGGCAAATTAGAATGGATTGAGCAACATCAGATTCAGGTTAATCCTGAGTTAATAGAAATTAGTGATCATTTAGAAACCGATGGAAAAACAGTGGTTTGGATTGCTAAAAATCAGCAAACTTTAGGGTTAATTGCGGTAGCTGATACCGTGCGGTTAGAGGCAAAAACCTTAATTAAAAATTTGAAAAAATTTGGCATTGAACAAGTTGTTATGCTGACGGGAGATCATCAAAGAACCGCAGATAGTGTGGCAAAACAGTTGAATATTGATTTGGTTTATGCTAACTTATTACCAGAGGATAAATTAACCATTGTTCGACAATTAAAAACCCGTTATCAAGGGGTGGCAATGGTGGGAGATGGCATTAATGACGCTCCCGCTTTAGCCTTAGCAGATGTAGGCATTGCCATGGGGGGTGCGGGAAATGATGTGGCGTTAGAAACGGCTGATATTGTGTTAATGACGGATCAATTGGGTAAGATATTAAAAGCGATTAAACTGGGTCGTCGGGCTAATCGCATTATTAAACAAAATATTGCCTTTGCGCTTTCATTTATTGTGATTTTATTAATTTCTAACTTTTTCGGTTCTATTAATATGCCGATTGGTGTGATTGGACATGAAGGGTCAACGGTATTAGTCACCTTAAGTGGTTTACGGTTATTAAAAAGTTAG
- a CDS encoding Uma2 family endonuclease, whose product MTTLVSIPEFTQTPQWQPATWEDYLSYVNNRSLETVNITFDQGYLWIDMGNEGINHSNVNDLLSFLFYVWFSREPGVLANSFSGCVIEKPNQRAASPDKVLYIGENSPKWQEGEPRRINLEQWRVPDLVGEISDTTLAMDLDEKKQLYAALGIPEYWVIDIRGKRAIAFRLQDNGKYQEINTSVVLNGLPIALLELTLEQLEKTNNFNAAFWFSQQIVDLQNPS is encoded by the coding sequence ATGACAACTCTAGTTTCTATTCCTGAATTCACTCAAACTCCTCAATGGCAACCTGCCACTTGGGAAGATTATTTAAGTTATGTTAATAATCGTTCTTTAGAAACCGTTAATATTACTTTTGATCAAGGATATTTGTGGATTGATATGGGAAATGAAGGCATTAATCACTCTAATGTGAACGATTTATTGAGTTTTTTATTTTATGTTTGGTTTTCGCGGGAACCTGGGGTATTAGCAAATTCCTTTAGTGGTTGTGTGATCGAAAAACCCAACCAACGGGCGGCTTCACCGGATAAAGTGTTATATATTGGTGAAAATTCTCCCAAATGGCAAGAAGGAGAACCGCGCCGAATTAATTTAGAACAATGGCGAGTTCCTGATTTAGTTGGGGAAATTTCTGATACGACTTTAGCGATGGATTTAGATGAGAAAAAACAACTTTATGCAGCATTAGGAATTCCTGAATATTGGGTGATTGATATTCGAGGAAAACGGGCTATTGCTTTTCGCTTACAAGACAATGGTAAATACCAGGAAATCAACACGTCCGTTGTTTTAAACGGTCTACCCATTGCGTTATTAGAATTAACCTTAGAACAATTAGAAAAAACCAATAATTTTAACGCTGCATTTTGGTTTTCTCAACAAATTGTTGATTTACAAAATCCCTCTTAG
- a CDS encoding Tab2/Atab2 family RNA-binding protein, whose translation MKSTIWELDFYSRPLRDEEGKKVWEVLICETPVNIEDRAETLFRYTQFCPSNQVNSIWLKEAIETAIAQAPTSPSRIRFFRRPMANMIFKSCKELAIPAYGSRRTYALYQWLQERLETVYPTLENYQEGTNPSVQFVPSQPQSLPDALQGDKWAFVTLEASAFSDMSEWDISFGEAFGLSMVGLAPETLIPGFIIYSSRATPLAAWMSGLELAYLRLDSGSRPSLILETGESESWILANLPNAKTQEEAKNFELSKEKAKNVHFLAVQSNPNSESFAGFWLLQELKF comes from the coding sequence ATGAAATCAACTATTTGGGAACTCGATTTTTATAGTCGCCCCCTGCGGGACGAAGAAGGTAAAAAAGTTTGGGAAGTCTTAATCTGTGAAACCCCGGTCAATATTGAAGATCGCGCTGAAACCCTGTTTCGCTACACCCAATTTTGTCCCAGTAACCAAGTTAACTCAATTTGGTTAAAAGAGGCGATTGAAACGGCGATCGCTCAGGCTCCGACTTCACCCTCTCGCATTCGCTTTTTTCGCCGTCCAATGGCGAATATGATTTTCAAATCTTGTAAAGAATTAGCCATTCCTGCCTATGGGAGTCGCCGTACCTATGCCCTTTATCAATGGTTACAGGAACGCCTGGAAACCGTGTATCCGACCTTAGAAAATTATCAAGAAGGTACTAATCCTTCTGTTCAATTTGTTCCCTCTCAACCTCAATCCCTTCCTGATGCCTTGCAGGGGGATAAATGGGCATTTGTAACCTTAGAAGCCAGTGCTTTTTCTGATATGTCAGAATGGGATATTAGTTTTGGGGAAGCCTTCGGATTATCAATGGTCGGTTTAGCGCCAGAAACCTTGATTCCAGGGTTTATTATTTACTCCTCTAGGGCGACTCCTTTAGCCGCTTGGATGTCAGGATTAGAATTAGCGTATTTACGATTAGATAGCGGTTCTCGTCCGAGTTTAATATTAGAAACGGGGGAAAGTGAAAGCTGGATTTTAGCTAATTTACCCAATGCCAAAACCCAAGAGGAAGCTAAAAATTTTGAACTCAGTAAAGAAAAGGCAAAAAATGTACATTTTTTAGCGGTTCAATCTAATCCCAATTCGGAATCCTTCGCCGGATTTTGGCTATTACAAGAACTAAAATTCTAA